A window of Roseiflexus castenholzii DSM 13941 genomic DNA:
GGCCGAACTCCTCCGCCAACAGCGCGACCCGGCAGCCATCGAACATTATGCCGCCGCCGTCCAACTCGCGCCCGACGAGCCGCGCCATTGGCTGGGGCTGGTCGAAGGACTGCTGGAGCGTCAGGAGCGCGACGCGGCGCAGGAAACCGTCGAGCGAGCGCTCCTGCGGTTTGGCGACCATGCTGCGCTGCACGCGGTTGCCGGTGCGCTTCAGGAGGAGCAGGGCGAAATCGAGCGGGCAGCGTGGCACTACGAGCAGGCGCTCACGCGCGACCCGCAGAACGCTACCTATTGCTGGCGGTTGGGACGCGCTCAATTCGAACTGGGCAACCCGGACGCCGCCCGTGAGTTGCTCGAACGGGCATTGGCGCTCGATCCCGGCTCGGCAGACGCGCATGCAACCATCGCGCGCCTCTTCGCATCCGAAAACGATAGCCGCGCTGCTCTTGTTCACAGCCAGCGCGCCGTAGAACTGCGCCCTGACGATCCCGCGCTTCAGATTCAACTGGCAGAGGTTCTTGCGCAGATGCGACGCTTTGATGAGGCGCGCCAGGCGCTCGAGCGCGCAGTGCAACGCGCGCCGTCCGATCCCGAACTACTGGCGCGCTACGGTGAGATGGCGCTGACGGTCGGGTTGTATCACGAAGCACTTGGCGCATTCGAGCGCGCCATTGCGCAGCGCCCCGACGAACCACGGTACCACTTCTTCGCCGGGCGCGCGCATCGCCGACTGAAACAGTACAGCCGAGCCATTGAGCGGTTCCGCCGCGCCGTCAAACTCCGTCCCGGCTACAGCGAGGCGGTGATTGAACTCAGCACCCTCGGACCGCTGGCGTTTGTGGCGCAACATTTGCGTGGCGAGAGTGATGCTGCATAGCGCCCATCTGGGTCATTTCTCAGTTGGACACATGGAGGAAAGGAGGCAGATCATGCTTCTCAAACCATACGAGGTTCCTTTTCCCAACCCCCATCCCCCTGACCCGGAACCCGATCCGCCGCCGGACTGGAACGCATGAAACGCTCTAGAAAGGAAACGTTTTGCCATGACGACTGCCAGGTCTTCATTGGAGACCATCGAATTACCGCACCTGGTGCGCGCCATTGAGCTGGCGCTACGCCTGGGCGATTCCGGCGCTGCCTGGCGCGCGGCGCACGCTCTCCGGCGCGTCTTTCCCGAAGCGATCGCCCCCCAGGTCTGGCTGGGGCAGGCGTTGCTCGACGCAGGAAACGCAGCCGTCGCAGTAGATTATTTCCGTCGCGCGCTGCGTCTGAACCCGCTCGATGCCAATGCCTGGGCTGGACTGGCGGGTGCGCTGGCGCGCACCGGAGAGGCAAAGGCGGCGACAGCGGCGCTGAACCGTGCGGTGCTGCACGATCCGCTCGGCAGTATCGCACTGACGCCGGGAATCGCCCCCGAACCATCTACCGCCGGTAAAGGCATTGAATACCTGCATCGTGGTCTTGCCGAACTGGCGGTTGCCGAACTGGCGACGGCGCTGGCGCGTTTCCCACGCCGCGACGATCTGCGGTTCTATTATATTGAAGCACTGCGGCGCAGCGGTGATCTGGCCGGCGCCCGCCATGCCTTGACGCACCTCACATCGCCGGATGCCGGGCGCCTCCCGGCGCTGCTCGCGCGGGCTGCGCTGCACGAGCACGATACAGCGGCAAAGCGGTATTGCGCCGCTTATGATCCCGACGGGCGCCTGACACGCCGCTTCTTCGCTCCCGAAGCGCCTCCCTGGATGCTGCCGCCGCCGCCGGTTGTGCGCTGGAGCGAAGAGTTCGATCCCGTGCGGCCGTATCTGGAACATCTCACGGCGTATCACGCCCTGCCTGCGACCGCCGGCAGTCACACCTGCGCAACACAGCCGCTGGCAGCGCCAAAACGTCTCCCGGAAACGAGCGACCCGCCGAGTCCGGCAACGGGAGCGGGGAAGGAACAGGATGCCGCGCTATCCGCGCGTGCTAGCGACGCCAGACAACCGGAGAGCACCGATCCAGAGGTCAAACACTTCCTCGCCATAGCAGAGCGAGTGCGTCAGCGCCTCATCGACGCCAGCGCAGCGCCCCGTCCGCTCGTGCCGTATGCCGATGGTCGAACGTTCACACAAGTGACGCTCTCATCACGGACAGCGTTGCAGCGGCGCTTCGGCGCAGATGGATGTGCAGCCCTGGATCAACGGTTGCAACAGTATGCGATGGCGTTGCAACAGCGCGGTGTGATGGCGCATATCTGCTACTACGATGACGCAGATACGCTCCGGCTCGACGACGGCATCGCGGCTGCGCCGGTCGCCGTCGAAGCGGGGGCGCTGCGCGACCTGTTGCGCACTCTTTCCGGCGCACTTTCTGAACGTGGACGTACCCTGGGAGCGGTGCTGATCATCGGCGGCGACGATATCGTCCCGTTCCATCGCCTGCCCAACCCGCTGCCCGACGATGACGTCGTCGTGCTCTCCGACAACCCATATGCTACCGATGACCCGGCATACGTGGCGCCACAACGCATGGTTGCACGCCTTCCCGACGGCAACGTCGGCGACCCGTCGCTGCTCTTTGCCCAGCTTGACCGGATGACGGCATACCACTACGGCAGTCGCCCGCAATTGAGACGATTGCAACGGTCATCCGGTCGCCGCCTGGCGCGCGACGCGCCGCCCCTCGATGTTTTGAGCGCCGGGTATTGCGCCGAAATCTGGAAGGATGCCTCGCGTGCGGTTCTCGACGCGCTCACAGCCGATGCGCCGCTCACGTCAAGCCCGCCGCACCTTGCCGAAAACCTCGACCTTCGCACACTGAGCGGCAGGCGATTGCTCTACTTCAATCTCCACGGCGCAGCCGGGCTTCCCAACCTCTACGGGCAACCCGATGCTGTCTGGCCCGGCGCAGCAACGCGCCTGCCGGTGGCGCTGCGTCCTGATCAGATTGACGATACCACGGCGGATGGCGCGCTGATCCTGAGCGAAGCGTGCTACGGCGCAGAACTCGCCGGGCGCACCGTTGACGCATCCATCCCGCTGCGCGCGCTGGCACACGGCGCGCTCGCATTCGTTGGAGCAACGGTTAACGCTTACGGCAGCCTGACCAACCCTCTGATCGGCGCCGACCTCCTGTTTCACGCCATGATGAAGCATCTGGCGCGTGGCGAGCCGATTGGTCGCGCGCTGCACCAGGCGCGAATAGAATTTGCGCAGGAGATGTACCGCCGCCAGGGGTTTCTCGATGATGTAGACATCAAGACGCTGATTGAATTCGTGTTGCTCGGCGATCCATGGGGAGCGCTCTATGATGCAAACATCGAACCGAAACCCTGGAACACCGACCGCACAATCGTGGCAGTGGAACGGATGCCCAAACCACGCGCGCGCGTGGTGCTCGACGAGGCGGAAGCGCCACGCGATGCGCTTCAGCGCGCTCGCGCCATCCTGCGACGAGTGCTGCCGCATGGCGCGGCGCTGCCGCTGCGCATCACCGCGCAACTCAACCCGCGCCGCCAGCGTAAGAGCGATCCCGAACGCGACCTGACCTTCAGCGCCCGCGACCATGTCCCAACCGTCGATGGACAATCCGTGGCGCACACGGCACACGTCACGATCAGTGGGCAGGCAGTGGTCAAAGTGGCGCTGACGCGGTAAGCTGCGGGCTCAAGCCCTCGCTCAGGATGTGGAATCTCCAGCGGGGCTTTCATGATCTCAGCCCGGGCTTCAGCCCGCAGCGTCTCTCCACCCCAGGCAGGGCGCTCCCGCCTGACGGTGAGCTCAAGCCCTCGCTCAGGATGTGGAATCTCCAGCGGGGCTTTCATGATCTCAGCCCGGGCTTCAGCCCGCAGCGTCTCTCCACCCCAGGCAGGGCGCTCCCGCCTGACGGTGAAAGACACATCCCGATCCCTGATCCATCCACATCCGTGCGCTATTCACGCATCAAACACCTCATCCACCCGCACGGCAAAGCCGTCGAGCAGGCGCGAACGCGCCGCAACGCCACGCCGGAAGACGCCATACGGCGCATACGCATCACCGGCGAGGGTCAGCACCGTGATCGTTTCATCGAGCGGATTGACGATCCAGTACTCCGGGATGCCCGCTTCGGCATAGTCGCGCGGCTTCTCCTCCAGATCGCGCGCCGGGTTGTCGGCGCTGACGATTTCCGCCACCAGGTCCGCGCCGCGCCAGTAGTCGTTCTGCCGACGCGGGTCATCGCTGCGCAGGAGGAGCAGCAGATCGGGTTCGCGGAACTTCCCTGGACGGATTTCGAGCCGCAGCGGCGCGTAGAACGCCACGCCGCCGCGCGGTCGCACGAACGCCAGGAAACTGAGCAGCAAAACCAGTGAGATAGCCTGGTGTTTCTCGGTCGGCATCGGCAATACCTCGATGACCCCATCGGTGTATTCGATCAGGCGGTTCGTATGCGCGGTCAGGGCAAGATACTGCGCAACGCTCCACGTTCCCTGAAGCGCCGTGAGGTCAATGTCCGTAATCTGGTTCGCAATTGCGATCCACATTGGTTGAACGGCTGCTGTTACGGTCATCGTCATTCCCTGCAGGCGACCACGGGGGCGTCGGGGCGATCCGTCACCGCGTTTCTTCCCGCGTCCCGATGCCTGTTTTCCCTTCATCACCCTTGCTCCCCTTCTCCCACAGCAAGCGAAAGGGGGGGTGGCGGATGTTGATGGTAGTGTAGCACAGGAATCGCTGATATGTGACCTTCGACGTATGTCTGGGGACGGCTGCTATAGAACCGGATGTAGCCTGCGGCTTCAGCCGCCAGGCGCCTGCGCGGGCGATTTTCCCCCTCATCCCCCCTTCTCCCACAAGGGGCGAAGGGGGCATTTTCGCGGCGGGTTTCGTGGTTACGCTCAAATAATGACCTTCCCCCCCTTCTCCCACAAGGAGCGAAGGGGGACCGTCGCCGGCAGCTCAAGCCGCCAGCGTCCGCCGCCGGACTATTCGCGCCCGAACCCGATCTCCGCCAGCGCCCGCGCCGCCGCATCCAACACCGCGCGGTCGTCGCCGGTCACACCCAATCCGATCAGCGCCTCTGCGACTGTTTGCACCAGCGGCGGCGGCGCGGGCGCGCGCTGCGCTGCGCTCTGATCTGCATCTCTGGCAAACGACAAGCGTTCACGGGGCGCCGCGCGACGAGGTGGTCGTCCTTCGACATCCCACAACGGCGCTGCGCGCAACGGTCGAATGTCGCCCCATCCGCAGTGACGCGCCAGAAACTCAACATATGCGCGTGCTGCGCCTTCGAGCGTATGGCAGTGCGCCACATACTTCCGCGCTGCCGCGCCCATTGCCGCAGCCACGTCGGGGCGTTCCGCCAGCAGGCGACAGTACCCCAGGATCAGGTCGCTCTCCGATCCGTCGGGGTCCACCTGCGCTGCCACCCCCGGCGGCAGTTCAGTGAATGAGCCGGTGGCGGTCACCAGCGTGGGGCGACCGGCGCCGAGCAGTCGCAGCAGGCTCGCCGATGTCTCGCCAGCGGTCGGATGGCGCAGGTTCAGGCAGATGTCGGCAGCCGCGACATAATCCTCGAATGTAGAACGCGACACATAGCCGGTGATCGTAACCGCTTCGGTCAACCCCAGGCGTTCGACGACACCCGGCGCATCATAGTTCGGCGAGATGCTGCCGACGAGCAGATAGCGCGCATCAGGATGAACAGCACGCAGGTCGCGCAGCGCGCGCAGCGCCGGTTCCAACCGCTTATAGGGATTGATGTGTCCGAACGACGCGAGGATCAGCGCATTCTGCGGCAAACCAAGGCGTTCACACGCTTCGTTGCGGGGAATGAGCATCGGCAGCGGCACACCCATTGGTACAAGCGCCGTCGCCAATCCTGGCTTGAGCGCCGTTACCCGATCCAGCACATATCGGCTGTGCGCCAGGATGCCGGTGGCGCGTTCGAGCACGTCTTCACAGAACGGAAAGTCAAAGGCGGCTTCAGGAAACCGCCCACGCAGCATCAGTTCCGCCACGCGCGCGCCTTCATCGCCATACCGGCGGCGCATCTCAGCACGGTAGCGATCAATCTGCCCGCGCACCGCCACCATCTCTTGCAGCATGAAGTGGTGCAGCACAAAGTCGTGCAGCACCACAACGCCAGGGGTGCGCTGCAATGCGCGCCATATCCCCAGGTGCGCCGGACTATTGCCCATATGGTAGATGATAGCATCGAACGGACGGCGACGATGGTCACGTTCGAGCCGACTCACCGGGCGGATCTCGAGGTGCTGCACCAGGCGCGGATGTGTCGGGCGCAACCCGTCCTCGATGTAAAGGGTAACCTCGGCATACATGCCGAGATACGGCAACAGCTCCTCACTGTAATCCGAAATGCCCGAAGGAGCGGGGTTGACCGGAGAAGCGTAGGCGAGACGTTTCATCACTAATCGAACGCCGCTTCCGCGCGCCCGGCGAACGCATCGCGCACCATGCGCACATAGCGCGGCATCAGCGGCGGCAGGCGGTCGGGTGGGTAATAGGCGAGCGACACAAACTCCGTATGGTCCGGTTGCAGCATGCCTCCGGTGACGCGGCAGGCGAAGAAGGCGCTGACGATCTGCGCCTGATCGCCGTTCGGGTAGGTCCACTCGAATTCGCGCCCGGTGTACAGCCCGATCAGGCGCTCGACCACGACGTGCAGTCCGGTCTCTTCGAGCACTTCGCGCACCAGGGTGCGCGCCGGCGTTTCGCCAAGTTGCACCACGCCGGACGGTGGCGCCCACAGCATCACATCGGAGCGCTGACCGAGCAGCACATGTCCCCGATCATTGCGAATGAATGCGCTCGCAGCAAGTTGCAGCAGGCGCTGGTGACCAACATAACTGCGCAGCCATGCCGTGTAATTAATCGTCATAGGCATCTTTGAATGAATTCTTCACCACGTAACGCTAACGGTCTGCAATTATACCACCGGCACAAATTGCCCATTTTGTGCTACAATCGCAGAGAGTGATTTGAGACCGACAGGCAGGAGGCGCATGTGGAAACCATCGTCTACATTGTGAAGTACACCTTTATCGCAGCGCTGGCGGTCGAAGCGGTGTTGATCGCACGCGCCATCATCAGCGTGGCGCTGGAGAAGGCGCGCGCAGCAAAGTCCGCCCCTGCGGAGTAATCGCCGGTGCGCTACGTCTTAATGCACATTTCCGACCTGCATGCCGGGCGCACATTTCATCCGCATGTCGCCGACCAACTCACCCGCGAAGCGCGCGATCTGCGCCCCGATCTGCTGATTATCTCCGGCGACCTGGTGCAACGCGCCGATTTTGTGGCTCAGTGGAAAGCGATCACTCAGTATCTTCAACAGTTGCCCGAGCCGCGCCTGATTGTGCCGGGCAATCACGATGTTCCGCTGTTTCACCTGGTGGAACGGTTCTTTCGCCCGCTTGATCGCTACCGGCGCTTTATCTCGACCGATCTCAACCCGGTGTTCGAGCGCCCTGGCATCGTGGTTGTCGGCGGCAACAGCGCCCATGGGTTGACCATCGACGGCGGGTATGTGTCGCCTGAGCAGCAGCGCACCATGGCGCAACTCTTCGTCCGCTACCCGGATGATGTCTGCAAGATTGCGGTGCTGCACCACGGCGTCGTGCGACCGCCAGGGTGCGAGAAGCGCAGCATTGTTCGCAACGCAACCGACGTGACGCGGATGCTCGAACAGAGCGGGGTGGATGTGCTGCTCTGCGGGCATCACCACGTGTCGTATGTCGGCGTCGCGGGCAGTGCGAAGCGCTTCGTCGTCTGCCAGAGCGGCACCAGCACATCGCGGCGCGTTCGGGCAGGAGAACGCGGCAGAAATGCGTACAGTGTTCTGACCATTGAGGACGCGACTATTCATATCAGTCAGCGCCGGTATGTCGAAATGAGTGGGCGGTTCGAACCGCTTGGAGAGTATGCGTTTCAACGCCGCGGCATCTGGTTGCCGCTCCACCGACGCGACACGCCACAGACGTTATGACACAGGAACAAACGTCCCAGCAGCAAAAAGTCGATACCGGTCCGCTGCCGCCGTTGCCGCCGTTGCCGGAACCGCCGCCATCGCCACGCCAGGCATCGCGCCGGACGATGCTCGTCGCCGGCATTGCTGTCCTGGCAGTTGCAGGAATTGCACTCTGGTGGTTCACCCGCCCTTCCGATCCAATGAGCGATCCGCGACCGGTGCAGACGGTGCAGAACTTCGTCGCTGCCACTGAAGCGCGCGATGTGTCACGAATGCTCTCTTATGTTGAACCGACCGATCTCAAACGGCAGATCAGTCCGGAACTGCGCTCATACATGGAATATATCACCGACCTGCAATTCAAGAATGAGACGTACACGCTGGTCGATAACAACGGCTCGATTGCGCGCGTCCGCCTGACCGGCACGGTGCGCTACACCGTCGATTACGGCTCGGTCTACTCGGGTGAACGTTCATTCGATACGATCTTCGAACTGGTGCTGCTGGAAGGTACATGGTACCTGCGCAGTCTGCAATTGCCGGAACTGGAACAGCAACAATAGAAGATGATGTCGCTGCGCATCCTGCTCGCTCTGGCGATCGCACTGTTTGCATCCGCTTCATCGCCAACTGACCCTCGCTTCGACGAACAGTGGGCGCTGTACAAGGTTGGCGCGACGTGCGCTTGGGAGCGCACCAGAGGCAGCGCCGACGTGATTGTGGCAGTGGTTGACAGCGGCGTCGATCCGACCCACCCCGACCTGGCAGCGCGCCTGCGCTCCGATGGGTACGATTTTGTCGATAACGACGCAGACCCGCGTGACGAAAATGGTCACGGAACCCACGTCGCCGGGATTATCGCCGCGATTCTCGACAACAACGAAGGGATCGCAGGGCTGGCGCCCGAGGTGACTATCCTGCCGGTGCGGGTGATGAATGCGCGTGGCAAAGGTTCCGACCGGGCGATTGCTCGTGGGATTCGCTTCGCCGCCGACCGAGGGGCGAAGGTGATCAATCTCAGCCTCGGCGCGACCCTCACCCTCAACGCCGATGAACCGTCGGCGCTGGTGAACGACGCGATTATCTATGCGCAGCAGCAGGGGGCGCTGGTGGTCGTCGCCGCCGGCAACGACGCGGTGCCGCTGCCCAATGCGATTGCTGTCGATAATCCCGATGTGCTCGTGGTGGCGGCGACCGATCAGCGCGACCACAAGGCGCCCTTTTCGAACTCTGGTCCATGGATCGCTGTCAGCGCGCCGGGGGTCAATATCCTCTCCACAATGCCGACTTACGAGGTGTTTCTGACCAGCGACCAGGTGCCGCGTGATGAGCGCTTCCGCCGCGATTACGACTATATGAGCGGCACGTCGCAGGCGACGCCGTATGTGGCAGCGCTGGCGGCGCTGCTCTTTTCGGCGAATCCCGATTGGAGCGCGGCGCAGGTCGCAGAGACCATCCGCACCAATGCGACGGATATTCGTGACCTGAACCCTCGCTTCGAGTTGGGAACGGGGCGGATTGACGCCTGCAAGTCGTTCGGCGGACCTCCTGCCGAGCAGGCGCCGCAACCGGCGCCTCGTCCGTCGGCGCCGCGCAGCGAGTCGTTACTGGGCTTGCTGGCGCTGTGCGTCTGTGGCATCGTCCTGGCGCTCGCGTTTGCAGCAATTGCGCTTATAGGCGCGGGACGGCGGCGCTCGCCGCGCCCCGCGCCAGCGCCCGTTCCTGTGCCGGTGTATGCGCCCCCCACGCCTTCGTCACCGCCACAACCGTATCAAGCCACTCCACCGGTTTCCACGGCTCAGTCGGCGCCAACCGGCGCTTGGGGGACGCTGGCGGTCATTGCGGGAGCGGCGCAGCCGCGCACCTACGCGCTCAGCGGCGCTGAACTGGTCATCGGCCGCAGTGAGGAGTGCCAGATTGTGCTGATCGGCGATGGCAGCGTCTCTCGTCGCCATGCCATTATTCGCAACAATGGACGCCAGGTGACGGTAGAAGATGCGGGCAGCAGCCATGGAACCTATCTCAACGGCGCGCGTATCATCCAGCCAACGCCGGTGCGTCGCGGTGATGTACTCCAGGTTGGGCAGACGCAATTGCGGTTTGGATGAGATAATACTAATTACGATTGAAGATGCCGCATGCGTGTCATTCCGAGCGCAGCGACTTGGCATTCCGAGCGCAGCGACTGGGCATTCCGAGCGCAGCGACTGGGCATTCCGAGCGCAGCGACTGGGCATTCCGAGCGCAGCGACTGGGCATTCCGAGCGCAGCGACTGGGCATTCCGAGCGCAGCGACTGGGCATTCCGAGCGCAGCGACTGGGCATTCCGAGCGCAGCGACTGGGCATTCCGAGCGCAGCGACTGGGCATTCCGAGCGCAGCGACTGGGCATTCCGAGCGCAGCGAGGAATCTAAGCGGGTCGCG
This region includes:
- a CDS encoding NUDIX domain-containing protein produces the protein MTINYTAWLRSYVGHQRLLQLAASAFIRNDRGHVLLGQRSDVMLWAPPSGVVQLGETPARTLVREVLEETGLHVVVERLIGLYTGREFEWTYPNGDQAQIVSAFFACRVTGGMLQPDHTEFVSLAYYPPDRLPPLMPRYVRMVRDAFAGRAEAAFD
- a CDS encoding metallophosphoesterase family protein, which codes for MRYVLMHISDLHAGRTFHPHVADQLTREARDLRPDLLIISGDLVQRADFVAQWKAITQYLQQLPEPRLIVPGNHDVPLFHLVERFFRPLDRYRRFISTDLNPVFERPGIVVVGGNSAHGLTIDGGYVSPEQQRTMAQLFVRYPDDVCKIAVLHHGVVRPPGCEKRSIVRNATDVTRMLEQSGVDVLLCGHHHVSYVGVAGSAKRFVVCQSGTSTSRRVRAGERGRNAYSVLTIEDATIHISQRRYVEMSGRFEPLGEYAFQRRGIWLPLHRRDTPQTL
- a CDS encoding Uma2 family endonuclease; protein product: MTVTAAVQPMWIAIANQITDIDLTALQGTWSVAQYLALTAHTNRLIEYTDGVIEVLPMPTEKHQAISLVLLLSFLAFVRPRGGVAFYAPLRLEIRPGKFREPDLLLLLRSDDPRRQNDYWRGADLVAEIVSADNPARDLEEKPRDYAEAGIPEYWIVNPLDETITVLTLAGDAYAPYGVFRRGVAARSRLLDGFAVRVDEVFDA
- a CDS encoding glycosyltransferase translates to MKRLAYASPVNPAPSGISDYSEELLPYLGMYAEVTLYIEDGLRPTHPRLVQHLEIRPVSRLERDHRRRPFDAIIYHMGNSPAHLGIWRALQRTPGVVVLHDFVLHHFMLQEMVAVRGQIDRYRAEMRRRYGDEGARVAELMLRGRFPEAAFDFPFCEDVLERATGILAHSRYVLDRVTALKPGLATALVPMGVPLPMLIPRNEACERLGLPQNALILASFGHINPYKRLEPALRALRDLRAVHPDARYLLVGSISPNYDAPGVVERLGLTEAVTITGYVSRSTFEDYVAAADICLNLRHPTAGETSASLLRLLGAGRPTLVTATGSFTELPPGVAAQVDPDGSESDLILGYCRLLAERPDVAAAMGAAARKYVAHCHTLEGAARAYVEFLARHCGWGDIRPLRAAPLWDVEGRPPRRAAPRERLSFARDADQSAAQRAPAPPPLVQTVAEALIGLGVTGDDRAVLDAAARALAEIGFGRE
- a CDS encoding tetratricopeptide repeat protein; this encodes MTTARSSLETIELPHLVRAIELALRLGDSGAAWRAAHALRRVFPEAIAPQVWLGQALLDAGNAAVAVDYFRRALRLNPLDANAWAGLAGALARTGEAKAATAALNRAVLHDPLGSIALTPGIAPEPSTAGKGIEYLHRGLAELAVAELATALARFPRRDDLRFYYIEALRRSGDLAGARHALTHLTSPDAGRLPALLARAALHEHDTAAKRYCAAYDPDGRLTRRFFAPEAPPWMLPPPPVVRWSEEFDPVRPYLEHLTAYHALPATAGSHTCATQPLAAPKRLPETSDPPSPATGAGKEQDAALSARASDARQPESTDPEVKHFLAIAERVRQRLIDASAAPRPLVPYADGRTFTQVTLSSRTALQRRFGADGCAALDQRLQQYAMALQQRGVMAHICYYDDADTLRLDDGIAAAPVAVEAGALRDLLRTLSGALSERGRTLGAVLIIGGDDIVPFHRLPNPLPDDDVVVLSDNPYATDDPAYVAPQRMVARLPDGNVGDPSLLFAQLDRMTAYHYGSRPQLRRLQRSSGRRLARDAPPLDVLSAGYCAEIWKDASRAVLDALTADAPLTSSPPHLAENLDLRTLSGRRLLYFNLHGAAGLPNLYGQPDAVWPGAATRLPVALRPDQIDDTTADGALILSEACYGAELAGRTVDASIPLRALAHGALAFVGATVNAYGSLTNPLIGADLLFHAMMKHLARGEPIGRALHQARIEFAQEMYRRQGFLDDVDIKTLIEFVLLGDPWGALYDANIEPKPWNTDRTIVAVERMPKPRARVVLDEAEAPRDALQRARAILRRVLPHGAALPLRITAQLNPRRQRKSDPERDLTFSARDHVPTVDGQSVAHTAHVTISGQAVVKVALTR
- a CDS encoding S8 family serine peptidase: MMSLRILLALAIALFASASSPTDPRFDEQWALYKVGATCAWERTRGSADVIVAVVDSGVDPTHPDLAARLRSDGYDFVDNDADPRDENGHGTHVAGIIAAILDNNEGIAGLAPEVTILPVRVMNARGKGSDRAIARGIRFAADRGAKVINLSLGATLTLNADEPSALVNDAIIYAQQQGALVVVAAGNDAVPLPNAIAVDNPDVLVVAATDQRDHKAPFSNSGPWIAVSAPGVNILSTMPTYEVFLTSDQVPRDERFRRDYDYMSGTSQATPYVAALAALLFSANPDWSAAQVAETIRTNATDIRDLNPRFELGTGRIDACKSFGGPPAEQAPQPAPRPSAPRSESLLGLLALCVCGIVLALAFAAIALIGAGRRRSPRPAPAPVPVPVYAPPTPSSPPQPYQATPPVSTAQSAPTGAWGTLAVIAGAAQPRTYALSGAELVIGRSEECQIVLIGDGSVSRRHAIIRNNGRQVTVEDAGSSHGTYLNGARIIQPTPVRRGDVLQVGQTQLRFG